The Primulina huaijiensis isolate GDHJ02 chromosome 12, ASM1229523v2, whole genome shotgun sequence genome has a window encoding:
- the LOC140990487 gene encoding uncharacterized protein: MDDVDRLFQCFKCGITPPESAIRERRKEKRKLKQQFSPRQEASPSTHTQTAKICVESRNISKQFSPIVFYGSPHAVPPKRPVHLLRLLHEIRADLDGQNKLREEIWKTFPRQDEAMKFAKQHANARVFSYQDHVNGVRRFLVSKYKEFWQRYKGMSPQFRHHYEVIQEGLPCHLYFDLEFNKRVNAGRNGDEMVDLLLIVIFDALLEKYSFQGNHDMVVELDSSTEEKFSRHLIICMPKTAFKDNSHVGAFVAEICSRIYNYKEREANFQKLFVSKDSSSDSQHQPFVDTAVYSRNRCFRLYLSSKAGKKSVLLPSGRFKCKDMNDEEVFVTSLICNMNSDCEKLLICKMDLDCVKELHFGTENTSNKQRLSGFPKKFDTNVCTSDASMTYLTGKSPFPALDDFVETIASHGNVSGKIRSWYWLSEYGLLVYSMSRNRYCERIGREHKSNHVIYVIDLKRAVYYQKCHDPDCRGYRSPLRPIPDDLFPDPSFTFDHARDGNDHGRTSSSGGESNTGNCEKEEWWLQVTKVADQVENLQKALDLTRVDETFEDDENWWMVAEDTASQTELAYVRHH, encoded by the exons ATGGATGACGTCGATCGTTTGTTCCAATGCTTCAAATGTGGAATCACTCCTCCGG AGTCTGCTATTAGAGAAAGAAGGAAAGAGAAACGGAAACTAAAACAACAGTTTTCACCACGACAAGAAGCATCTCCAAGTACTCACACTCAAACGGCGAAAATATGTGTAGAATCGAGAAACATTAGCAAACAATTCTCTCCAATTGTGTTTTACGGCTCCCCGCACGCAGTCCCTCCGAAAAGGCCGGTTCATTTGTTGCGATTGCTGCATGAGATTCGTGCTGATCTCGATGGACAAAATAAGTTGAG GGAGGAGATATGGAAAACATTTCCAAGACAGGATGAAGCAATGAAATTCGCGAAACAGCATGCGAATGCTCGAGTATTTAGTTACCAGGATCATGTGAATGGTGTGAGAAGGTTCCTTGTTTCGAAATATAAGGAGTTTTGGCAAAG GTATAAAGGTATGAGCCCTCAATTTCGACACCATTATGAAGTAATTCAAGAG GGACTACCATGccatttatattttgatttggAGTTCAATAAGAGAGTGAACGCTGGTAGAAATGGAGATGAGATGGTAGATCTCCTGCTAATTGTCATCTTTGATGCGCTACTGGAGAAGTATTCTTTTCAAGGAAACCATGATATGGTGGTAGAACTTGATTCATCTACTGAAG AAAAGTTCTCTCGACATTTAATAATCTGCATGCCGAAGACTGCTTTCAAAGACAACTCACATGTTGGTGCTTTTGTAGCAGAG ATTTGTTCACGCATTTACAATTACAAAGAAAGGGAAGCAAATTTTCAGAAATTGTTTGTATCCAAGGATTCAAGTTCTGACAGTCAACACCAGCCTTTTGTGGATACTGCCGTCTACTCTAGGAACCGCTGCTTTCGACTGTACTTATCGTCTAAAGCAGGGAAGAAATCAGTTCTTCTTCCTAGTGGACGTTTTAAATGTAAGGATATG AATGATGAAGAAGTTTTCGTGACATCCTTGATTTGCAACATGAACTCCGACTGTGAGAAGCTTTTAATTTGCAAAATGGATTTAGACTGTGTGAAAGAATTGCACTTTGGCACTGAG AATACCAGCAACAAACAAAGACTTTCGGGCTTCCCTAAAAAGTTTGACACAAATGTTTGTACAAGTGATGCTTCAATGACTTATTTAACGGGGAAATCTCCATTTCCAGCTTTGGATGATTTTGTTGAAACCATTGCTTCTCACGGAAACGTATCAG GAAAAATTCGTAGCTGGTACTGGCTCTCAGAATATGGATTGCTGGTTTATAGCATGTCTAGAAATCGATACTGCGAACGAATTGGCCGAGAACATAAAAGCAACCATG TTATTTATGTTATTGATCTCAAAAGGGCTGTTTATTATCAAAAGTGCCACGATCCTGATTGCAGAG GTTATCGATCTCCTTTGCGACCAATCCCTGATGATCTTTTTCCAGATCCTTCCTTTACTTTCGATCATGCTAGAGACGGTAATGATCATGGACGTACCAGTTCATCCGGTGGTGAAAGTAACACAGGTAACTGTGAGAAAGAAGAGTGGTGGCTTCAAGTCACCAAAGTTGCTGACCAGGTCGAAAATCTTCAGAAAGCACTGGACCTTACTCGGGTG GACGAAACATTTGAAGATGATGAAAATTGGTGGATGGTTGCTGAAGACACAGCATCCCAAACAGAATTAGCGTACGTTCGACATCATTAG
- the LOC140990488 gene encoding protein SAR DEFICIENT 4 — protein MATTKEDQVNVATLPPPVFLSTAALNSLVTYKSLIGHLQSTLPSHADTINSPLRHTHQTSPSSSLLLMPSWCNSPSLPYMGVKLVTYLPNNSTLNLPGVHAVYVLFNSLTGQPLVSMDATGLTPFRTACVSALASCYLSRHDVETLVMIGAGSLAPHLIKAHLIMRPSLKRVVVWNRTLEKARTLVHELTKEGVRFQGVCFESNECLEEAVKLGDIISCATNSETPLVKGLDLKAGAHLDLVGSFTRSMMECDDEALRRGRVYIDNEAAVVESGELVGALERGVIRKDEIVGDLVELIKGEKRGRKDLDEITVFKSVGFAVVDLLSAQLVYERCMNNQVQIK, from the coding sequence ATGGCAACGACCAAAGAAGATCAAGTCAACGTCGCCACCCTACCGCCGCCAGTCTTCCTCTCCACCGCCGCGCTCAACTCCCTCGTCACGTACAAATCCCTCATCGGCCACCTCCAATCCACCCTACCATCACACGCCGACACCATCAACTCCCCTCTCCGCCACACCCACCAAACAAGCCCCTCGTCCTCCCTCCTCCTCATGCCCTCTTGGTGCAATTCACCATCTCTGCCCTATATGGGTGTGAAGCTAGTCACCTACCTCCCCAACAACTCAACACTCAACTTGCCTGGTGTACACGCTGTTTATGTTCTCTTTAACTCTCTCACAGGCCAGCCCTTGGTATCCATGGATGCCACCGGGCTCACACCCTTCCGCACCGCCTGTGTTTCTGCCTTGGCTTCGTGTTACTTGTCGAGACACGATGTCGAAACTCTTGTGATGATCGGAGCTGGTTCTTTAGCTCCACATTTGATCAAGGCACATTTAATTATGAGGCCAAGTTTGAAAAGAGTTGTGGTGTGGAATAGAACTCTTGAAAAGGCTAGAACTTTGGTTCATGAATTGACAAAAGAGGGTGTTAGATTTCAAGGGGTGTGTTTTGAGAGTAATGAATGTTTGGAAGAAGCGGTGAAACTGGGCGATATCATCTCCTGTGCTACGAATTCAGAAACACCACTGGTTAAAGGTTTGGATTTGAAGGCAGGGGCGCATTTGGATTTGGTGGGGTCGTTTACTCGGTCGATGATGGAGTGCGATGATGAGGCGTTGAGGAGGGGTAGGGTATATATTGATAATGAGGCGGCGGTCGTGGAGTCTGGCGAATTAGTTGGTGCGTTGGAGAGAGGGGTGATCAGGAAGGATGAGATTGTGGGGGATTTGGTGGAGTTGATCAAAGGGGAGAAACGTGGGAGGAAGGATTTGGATGAGATCACTGTTTTTAAATCAGTTGGTTTTGCTGTTGTTGATCTGTTGAGTGCACAGCTTGTGTATGAAAGATGCATGAATAATCAGGTTCAAATAAAATGA